In the genome of Geotrypetes seraphini chromosome 14, aGeoSer1.1, whole genome shotgun sequence, one region contains:
- the SYNM gene encoding synemin, with translation MYQGRAGMRPGIGDEKLELQELNRRLHHYLARVRQLEQENGALLQEIGQLRSCRDDGWLRGYREEAQQLRSRLQELSAGKVRAELQLHDLGLELRRLQALSEEERAVRAQLDAQLQGHRRDLQRAQRDEAAMQELLLRLQAERAALDEEQERCVLELREELLVRAGRQEQRAAVGGLCLEEVEGGARLFVAEVWEDALALYQQSLQELEAKAEADRAGQERAAEEKERCAGQARDLERQLRGLQELRGRLQVELQAMQERYGLQVQELQVIIQSLEEEKLSLDMTVADRLRDYHELMQVKSGLSLEVATYRALLEGESDGEQILWLELHGKKVPAGIRTFASEHRAEYAPHRRENDKRPFPLIRSNVDARSKGRNTNISRNLATHVRAPATDTGRVFRKDVPVSAYHPPVIVREESSYESTAKTNMGFRTGAPKYDFAKSSEIQQMIVPKRRQRDITIPTSSPLVKESTIHIHTLDRDQGDELKLGALQDTRSKMDRFNKFPGYELKSDFIGNIYKTTEEKVYSVTNQKAGMDIKTLLSEKIKEDKAMENKRETELEEKTIGNEFPGEKRSYVFEIGTEAALGREETKKEERPVKQTELFIWEETHTEDKPSRKEKNVMFKGQGLENETVGQMDVVPEEQTNGHESFKDNESFTVKEKSQKVTGYEIPITLGKDIQEQQETFNDLHSKASRDLDSNEDATKPTEAREIHGQESETKEYEKETSWKETLAGNVGVADILQHFGQPDSWEKTEGAQVTYVERTEHAADGSVKTEIIVQSGMKDDTDLTDKGDLEALLNKNIKRMIPEDLKGTAAESLIENIIHSGLKGKQDLGKKSVNVEIVEEPLGSVMDEKSEFSTPFHVEEVDDACADLEGSCSGHDTGEALIVEERRNKMQPSEEMANVEDVTEEEDTGEELNYIVSTPDDYPLVYDQEDGSLYGQIHIEEESTIKYSWQDEFSQSTASKKIVSGLHEYDDSDQSEIASQSTESNTNADRLRQEQAKEETAHLEAVVTEKEIKIPHDFQTSLKEILSQETKDPKHQLKDALEQLQESLPKSLREELSALTDSGQAESENMAVDIKKVEQISDSGVVTIVAEINVSQMLDKDNFDALRHTDGRMSEMASMQSEQDEVSKNLKTESIVNGGNNIAIDIFSSNNQSMPYKGQEFYSSSTLGSDGVECYTAEQIIHLPASELERCPTGDSSWSETSKSSGFVKQIKFGPKENQTTGEIIFEGPTSEMLDTGVEGDLSLAEGFADVRRTVNHIKVGPKEIHTTEEIIFEGPISKTLEVGGTADLSETDNSSDSSTSVSHITIGPKRIHTTEQIIFEGPISEMSESNDREGSTDVNRSIRHIKLGSREIQTTERIVFEGPISENVEKYDQGGMSKLSPQEIQTTEHIIFKGPISKTEEFSVIETLPEEDLSMDINRSTRHIKLGSKQIHTHQQIVCEGPISTHLQLSRTEDLPQTEDLSDHLQLSPKDIQGTKEIIFEEPVSETLGSSDTEDISQLDQSIRHIKLNSNELHSPEVIFEATVSKILESSDTGDRSPSRESADFNRYIELTKLGDKEFRSSEIIFEEPIFETPGSSDTGDYSMPEESTENRSFEHIKLGDKEFQSSEIIFEEPIFEPMESSDKDHSLPEDSTGNSRFMSHIKLDATDFHSPEIIFEGPVSEILGSSEPGGHFQSEESTDNRSSHHFKVSPEEFNSSEIIFEGPISKTLGSSNIDVPSQLEECTDANRSIKHIKLGPNEKSFTFHMDVTQLTTVSSDAAGVQEHPMVFSSRKSVKEPEVSWVQNKSEDNQKAEERGNEEDESIDAPSDFRGENIQQIIDVSKFDKTVQMQRMVDQRSVISDEKKIAIIYLDNEGDS, from the exons ATGTACCAGGGCAGGGCGGGCATGAGGCCGGGCATCGGGGACGAGAAGCTGGAGCTGCAGGAGCTCAACCGCCGCCTGCACCACTACCTGGCCCGGGTGCGCCAGCTGGAGCAGGAGAACGGGGCGCTGCTTCAGGAGATCGGGCAGCTGCGCTCCTGCCGGGACGACGGCTGGCTGCGGGGCTACCGGGAGGAGGCGCAGCAGCTGCGGAGCCGGCTGCAGGAGCTGAGCGCGGGCAAAGTGCGCGCTGAGCTCCAGCTGCACGACCTGGGCCTCGAGCTGCGGCGCCTACAGGCGCTGAGCGAGGAAGAGCGGGCCGTCCGCGCCCAGCTGGACGCCCAGCTTCAGGGCCACCGGCGGGACCTGCAGCGCGCGCAGCGGGACGAGGCGGCCATGCAGGAGCTGCTGCTGCGGCTGCAGGCCGAGCGCGCCGCCCTGGACGAGGAGCAGGAGCGGTGCGTGCTGGAGCTGCGCGAGGAGCTGCTGGTGCGGGCGGGGCGGCAGGAGCAGCGCGCGGCCGTCGGGGGCCTCTGCCTGGAGGAGGTGGAGGGCGGCGCGCGGCTCTTCGTGGCCGAGGTCTGGGAGGACGCGCTCGCGCTCTACCAGCAGAGCCTCCAGGAGCTGGAAGCCAAGGCCGAGGCGGACCGGGCGGGCCAGGAGCGGGCGGCCGAGGAGAAGGAGCGCTGCGCGGGGCAGGCGCGGGACCTGGAGCGGCAGCTGCGGGGGCTGCAGGAGCTGCGCGGGCGGCTGCAGGTCGAGCTGCAGGCCATGCAGGAGCGCTACGGGCTGCAGGTGCAGGAGCTGCAG GTGATAATACAGTCACTTGAAGAAGAAAAGCTGTCCCTCGACATGACTGTTGCAGATCGGCTGAGGGATTACCATGAGCTCATGCAGGTGAAGTCAGGACTTAGCCTGGAGGTTGCAACATACAG GGCGTTACTGGAAGGGGAGAGCGACGGGGAACAGATCTTGTGGCTTGAGCTTCATGGGAAAAAAGTCCCAGCAG GCATCAGGACTTTTGCCTCTGAACACAGAGCCGAGTATGCCCCACATCGGAGAGAAAATGACAAGAGGCCATTTCCTCTCATCAGGAGTAATGTTGATGCAAGATCCAAAGGGCGCAACACAAACATCAGCAGAAATCTCGCAACCCATGTCAGGGCACCAGCAACAGACACTGGGAGAGTTTTCCGGAAGGATGTGCCCGTCTCAGCCTATCATCCTCCAGTCATAGTCAGGGAGGAATCTTCTTACGAAAGCACCGCAAAGACCAACATGGGATTCAGAACAGGGGCTCCAAAGTATGACTTTGCAAAAAGCAGTGAAATTCAGCAAATGATAGTTCCCAAAAGACGTCAAAGAGACATAACCATCCCTACCTCATCGCCTTTGGTAAAAGAATCCACCATACACATTCATACCTTGGATAGAGACCAGGGAGATGAATTGAAGCTTGGTGCTTTGCAAGATACAAGATCAAAAATGGATCGTTTTAATAAATTTCCAGGTTATGAACTGAAATCCGATTTTATAGGAAATATATATAAGACAACTGAGGAGAAGGTATATTCTGTAACAAACCAGAAGGCTGGTATGGATATAAAGACTCTCCTGAGTGAGAAAATAAAGGAAGATAAAGCAATGGAAAATAAGAGAGAGACAGAGCTGGAAGAAAAGACAATCGGGAATGAATTCCCTGGAGAAAAAAGAAGTTATGTTTTTGAGATAGGTACAGAAGCAGCATTAGGtagagaagaaacaaaaaaagaagagagaccaGTAAAGCAAACAGAGTTATTTATTTGGGAAGAGACACATACAGAGGATAAGCCATCAAGAAAGGAGAAGAACGTTATGTTCAAAGGACAGGGTTTGGAAAACGAAACTGTAGGACAGATGGATGTTGTGCCAGAAGAACAAACGAATGGACATGAGTCATTCAAAGACAATGAAAGCTTTACTGtgaaagaaaagtctcaaaaagTGACTGGCTATGAAATCCCAATTACCTTAGGAAAAGACATTCAAGAACAACAGGAAACATTCAATGATCTCCACTCTAAAGCTTCTAGAGATCTTGACAGTAATGAAGATGCTACTAAGCCTACTGAAGCCAGAGAGATACATGGTCAAGAAAGTGAAACAAAGGAATACGAAAAGGAGACTTCGTGGAAGGAAACTCTAGCAGGAAATGTAGGAGTTGCTGACATTTTGCAACATTTTGGACAACCTGATAGCTGGGAAAAAACTGAAGGTGCTCAAGTGACGTACGTTGAAAGGACAGAACATGCAGCCGATGGCTCCGTAAAAACGGAGATAATTGTACAGTCTGGCATGAAGGACGATACAGATCTCACTGATAAAGGTGATCTAGAAGCTTTATTAAACAAGAATATCAAAAGAATGATCCCAGAGGATTTGAAAGGAACAGCAGCGGAAAGTCTGATAGAAAATATCATCCATTCTGGCCTCAAAGGAAAGCAGGATCTGGGAAAAAAGTCAGTTAATGTTGAGATTGTGGAGGAACCACTGGGATCGGTTATGGATGAGAAAAGTGAATTTTCCACACCGTTCCATGTAGAGGAAGTAGATGATGCTTGTGCAGATTTGGAAGGCAGCTGTAGTGGTCATGATACAGGTGAAGCTCTAATAGTTGAAGAAAGGAGAAACAAAATGCAACCTAGTGAAGAGATGGCAAATGTAGAAGATGTAACAGAGGAAGAAGATACAGGAGAAGAACTAAATTATATTGTATCTACTCCTGATGACTACCCTTTAGTCTATGATCAAGAGGATGGTTCCTTATATGGACAGATTCACATTGAAGAAGAGTCAACAATCAAGTATTCTTGGCAAGATGAATTTTCCCAGAGCACAGCGAGTAAGAAAATCGTTAGTGGCTTGCATGAGTATGATGACTCAGATCAATCAGAAATTGCAAGCCAGAGCACAGAGAGCAATACAAATGCAGACAGATTAAGACAGGAGCAAGCCAAAGAAGAAACCGCTCACTTGGAAGCAGTTGTAACTGAGAAAGAAATTAAAATCCCACATGATTTCCAGACATCACTAAAGGAAATTCTGTCCCAGGAAACTAAAGATCCAAAGCATCAGCTGAAGGATGCATTAGAACAACTGCAGGAAAGTCTTCCTAAAAGCCTTAGGGAAGAACTATCTGCATTAACAGACAGTGGTCAAGCGGAGTCCGAGAACATGGCAGTGGACATTAAAAAAGTTGAGCAAATATCCGATAGTGGGGTGGTGACCATTGTTGCGGAAATCAATGTATCACAAATGCTTGACAAGGATAACTTTGATGCATTGCGACACACTGATGGTAGAATGAGTGAGATGGCATCGATGCAGTCTGAACAAGATGAGGTTTCTAAAAATCTTAAGACTGAAAGCATCGTCAACGGTGGAAACAACATAGCAATAGATATATTTTCATCCAATAATCAATCCATGCCTTACAAAGGTCAAGAATTCTATAGCTCTTCTACACTAGGAAGTGATGGAGTAGAATGTTACACAGCAGAGCAAATAATTCATCTCCCTGCTTCCGAATTAGAGCGCTGTCCCACAGGAGACAGTTCTTGGTCAGAGACATCAAAAAGCAGCGGATTTGTGAAGCAAATTAAATTCGGTCCAAAAGAGAATCAAACTACTGGGGAAATCATATTTGAAGGACCCACTTCAGAAATGTTAGATACAGGTGTTGAGGGGGACCTTTCTCTAGCTGAAGGTTTTGCTGACGTTAGAAGAACTGTGAACCATATTAAAGTTGGTCCAAAAGAAATTCATACTACTGAAGAGATCATATTTGAAGGGCCCATCTCTAAAACGCTGGAAGTTGGTGGTACTGCAGACCTTTCAGAGACAGATAATTCATCAGATTCCAGCACTTCTGTAAGTCATATTACCATTGGCCCAAAACGAATTCATACTACTGAACAGATCATATTTGAGGGGCCCATTTCTGAAATGTCAGAGTCTAATGATAGGGAAGGTTCAACAGATGTCAACAGATCTATAAGGCACATTAAATTAGGTTCCAGAGAAATTCAAACTACTGAACGGATTGTGTTTGAAGGGCCCATTTCTGAAAATGTAGAGAAATATGATCAAGGTGGAATGTCTAAGCTGAGTCCGCAAGAAATTCAAACTACTGAACACATTATATTTAAGGGACCTATTTCCAAAACTGAAGAATTCAGTGTTATAGAAACCCTCCCTGAGGAAGATCTCTCAATGGATATTAACAGGTCTACAAGACACATTAAATTAGGCTCAAAGCAGATTCATACTCATCAACAAATTGTTTGTGAAGGCCCCATTTCTACACATCTCCAGCTCAGTCGTACAGAAGACCTTCCACAAACAGAAGATTTGTCAGATCACTTACAACTAAGTCCTAAAGACATTCAAGGTACCAAGGAGATCATTTTTGAGGAACCTGTTTCTGAAACACTTGGGTCCAGTGATACAGAAGATATTTCTCAATTGGATCAATCCATCAGACATATTAAATTAAATTCAAATGAACTTCATTCTCCTGAAGTCATATTTGAAGCAACTGTTTCTAAAATTCTAGAATCCAGTGATACAGGTGATCGTTCTCCATCTAGAGAGTCAGCAGATTTCAACAGATATATTGAACTTACTAAACTAGGTGATAAAGAGTTTCGGTCCTCTGAAATTATATTTGAAGAACCTATTTTTGAAACACCAGGATCTAGTGATACAGGAGATTATTCAATGCCTGAAGAATCTACAGAGAACAGATCTTTTGAGCATATTAAATTAGGTGATAAAGAGTTTCAGTCCTCTGAAATTATATTTGAAGAACCTATTTTTGAACCAATGGAGTCTAGTGATAAAGATCATTCTCTGCCTGAAGATTCTACAGGTAACAGTAGATTCATGAGCCATATTAAGTTGGATGCAACGGACTTTCATTCACCTGAAATCATATTTGAAGGACCTGTTTCTGAAATCCTAGGGTCTAGTGAACCAGGAGGTCATTTTCAGAGTGAAGAGTCTACAGATAACAGATCTAGTCACCATTTCAAAGTAAGCCCAGAAGAATTTAATTCTTCTGAAATCATATTTGAAGGACCTATTTCTAAAACACTGGGATCTAGTAATATTGATGTGCCTTCACAGCTCGAAGAGTGCACAGATGCCAACAGATCAATCAAACACATTAAATTAGGGCCAAATGAAAAATCGTTCACATTTCATATGGACGTAACTCAGCTTACAACAGTGTCCTCTGATGCAGCTGGAGTCCAGGAACATCCAATGGTCTTTTCTAGTAGAAAGTCGGTGAAGGAGCCTGAAGTCAGCTGGGTACAGAACAAATCTGAAGATAATCAGAAGGCGGAGGAAAGGGGAAATGAGGAAGATGAAAGCATCGATGCTCCTTCCGACTTTCGTGGTGAAAATATCCAGCAAATAATTGATGTGTCTAAGTTTGATAAAACAGTGCAGATGCAAAGAATGGTGGACCAAAGATCAGTGATTTCTGATGAAAAGAAAATTGCTATTATCTATCTAGACAATGAGGGTGATTCCTAA